In one window of Acanthopagrus latus isolate v.2019 chromosome 15, fAcaLat1.1, whole genome shotgun sequence DNA:
- the prom2 gene encoding prominin-2 yields MALCGSVRGGFRAGVGVMLLGLSLAQPVPGHAACPTAATPLNLTQPEYQDTAAEDTIAGFMSALVQSFLHTVQPRPFPKDLILNIVQDVNQKQQLDQDLLKEVLIYRVGFLVCVAIGVVYIVLMPLVGFFLACCRCCGNCGGKMYQKQTSSTDCRRRTLYWSAFITTVIILAGNICMFRSNEAFRRSVDGGVEGINKTIENIQEFLSAVPQQVNFVVNESYKTVQEVSRNLDAIGPQLGAEIQKRFRGTVDPALRSVRLLDRETVNTDMELKKLNSSLVQLQSSMDRLQANVTVVKNRINQTLSEPNCIGCTSMYGELRKLTLDTSISIPSLSELQAAVDKVIKTDLQSKIKEVEDFFNNIPQRVTNDTKDVVKNSKQRLDEIKTQVAQATNDIPLSALTNVSKTLEQVQGDVIKVTPEIKRVEHIRWGVCVVLCCVVLLVVVCYLLGLVLGPAGLSPRKDPAKRSCTADCGGVFLMMGAGFSFLFSWLFMIVVVLLFLLGGSVYNLLCQPWNNGQLLEFIDTPGLIPGLEIGPALGLKSNINISDIYRDCEQNQPLWTTLRLYEVINLDDLLNVSKYTDEIQMYFDNTDITLASITLLSPDVKKQLSSLSTSAEDFNSTAVTQQINNISSINLNTTADSLDKLADAQNNNAIRSALRSEAMDLRKIQSDIQTTINPQLESINSTVMDLQAVFQNITGTVGEVLGNVEAAQDFLNTNTTQIVETESRKFVDCQMGYFIVYADWADLTITQQVGRCRPVAGAVDSVEIIVCSHLVESLNAFWFSLGWCIIFFIPGIIFSIKLAKYYRRMKYSDVYDDRIIMNPIPRPQMKFT; encoded by the exons ATGGCgttgtgtgggagtgtgagaGGTGGGTTCAGGGCCGGCGTAGGAGTGATGCTCCTGGGGCTCAGCCTGGCCCAGCCCGTCCCTGGACACGCTGCCTGTCCAACAGCCGCCACACCGCTGAACCTCACCCAGCCCGAGTACCAGGACACGGCAGCGGAGGACACCATCGCGGGTTTCATGTCAGCCCTGGTCCAGTCCTTCCTGCACACGGTCCAGCCTCGCCCCTTCCCTAAAG ATCTGATCCTGAACATAGTCCAGGATGTTAACCAGAAGCAGCAATTAGATCAAGACCTCCTAAAAGAA GTCCTGATCTACCGAGTGGGTTTCCTGGTGTGTGTGGCCATCGGCGTCGTGTACATTGTCCTGATGCCCCTGGTGGGTTTCTTCCTGGCGTGTTGCCGCTGCTGTGGCAACTGTGGCGGGAAGATGTACCAGAAGCAGACGTCCTCCACTGACTGTCGCAGAAGAACCCTCTACTGGAGTGCATTCATCACCACAGTCATTatcct tgcTGGGAACATATGCATGTTCAGAAGTAACGAAGCGTTCAGGCGGAGCGTGGACGGGGGTGTGGAGGGGATCAACAAAACTATAGAGAACATCCAAGAGTTCCTCTCAGCTGTGCCTCAG cAAGTCAACTTTGTGGTGAACGAGAGCTATAAAACCGTGCAGGAGGTTAGCAGGAACCTAGATG CCATCGGGCCTCAGCTGGGAGCAGAGATCCAGAAGAGATTCAGAGGAACTGTAGACCCGGCGCTGCGCTCAGTCAGACTCCTGGACCGAG AAACTGTGAACACGGACATggagctgaagaagctgaacTCATCCCTGGTCCAGCTGCAGTCCAGCATGGACCGCCTCCAGGCAAATGTCACCGTCGTTAAAAATCGCATCAATCAGACTTTATCTGAGCCAAACTGCATCGGCTGCACCAGCATGTATGGCGAGCTCCGCAAACTGACACTGGACACCTCCATCTCT ATTCCCAGCTTGAGCGAGCTCCAGGCGGCCGTGGATAAAGTCATCAAAACTGACCTCCAGTCCAAAATCAAGGAG GTGGAGGACTTTTTCAACAACATCCCCCAGAGGGTGACCAATGACACCAAGGATGTTGTTAAAA ACAGCAAGCAGAGATTGGATGAAATAAAAACGCAGGTCGCCCAGGCCACCAATGATATCCCCCTGTCTGCTCTGACCAACGTGTCGAAGACCCTGGAGCAGGTCCAGGGAGATGTCATCAAGGTCACGCCAGAGATCAAGAGAGTCGAGCACATCAG GTGGGGAGTGTGTGTGGTCCTGTGCTGCGTGGTCCTCCTGGTGGTGGTGTGTTACCTCCTGGGTCTGGTCCTGGGCCCCGCGGGTCTGTCACCTAGAAAGGACCCTGCAAAGCGCTCCTGCACGGCGGACTGCGGAGGCGTCTTCCTCATGAT GGGCGCCGGCTtcagcttcctcttctcctgGCTGTTCATGATcgtggtggtgctgctgttcCTGCTGGGAGGCTCGGTTTACAATCTGCTCTGTCAGCCCTGGAACAACgggcagctgctggag ttTATTGATACTCCAGGTTTGATTCCAGGGTTGGAGATAGGTCCAGCGTTGGGACTGAAAAGCAACATCAATATCTCTGATATCTACAG AGACTGCGAACAAAACCAGCCTCTGTGGACCACGCTGCGCTTGTACGAGGTCATCAACCTGGACGACCTGCTCAATGTGTCTAAA TACACGGATGAGATCCAGATGTACTTCGATAACACAGACATCACTCTggcctccatcactctcctgaGCCCTGATGTCAAAAAACAACTCAGCAGCCTCTCCACCTCCGCTGAAGACTTCAACTCCACCGCTGTCACACAGCAG atTAACAACATTTCCAGCATCAATCTgaacacaacagcagacagcCTTGACAAGCTCGCTGACGCTCAG AACAACAATGCTATTCGATCGGCGCTCAGATCCGAGGCCATGGACCTGAGGAAGATCCAGTCAGACATACAAACAACTATCAACCCACAACTG GAAAGCATCAACTCCACCGTCATGGACCTTCAGGCCGTTTTCCAGAATATCACC GGAACGGTGGGGGAGGTGCTGGGCAACGTGGAGGCAGCACAAGACTTCCTCAACACAAATACGACACAGATCGTGGAGACC GAGAGTAGAAAGTTCGTGGACTGTCAGATGGGTTACTTCATTGTTTATGCGGACTGGGCCGACCTCACG ATCACGCAGCAGGTGGGCCGGTGTAGGCCGGTGGCAGGAGCTGTGGACTCTGTTGAGATTATCGTCTGCTCACACCTGGTGGAGTCTCTG AATGCGTTCTGGTTCAGTCTGGGCTGGtgcatcatcttcttcatcccTGGGATCATCTTTTCTATCAAGCTAGCCAAGTACTACAGGAGAATGAAATACTCTGATGTCTATGA CGACCGCATAATCATGAACCCCATCCCACGGCCCCAGATGAAATTCACCTGA